A genomic region of Oryza glaberrima chromosome 1, OglaRS2, whole genome shotgun sequence contains the following coding sequences:
- the LOC127759819 gene encoding 3-methyl-2-oxobutanoate hydroxymethyltransferase 2, mitochondrial: MSFSRLLTPRILLDTTAVFPPSSSVVAPSLSRQLRCTRTGGSPPAPPHRLVARRAMSNGAAEPAIYGGGGGAQQAASSAAARRVTLATLRGKHRRGEPISMVTAYDYPSGVHVDAAGFDICLVGDSAAMVAHGHDNTLPISLDLMIEHCRAVARGAARTFLVGDLPFGSYEASTAQAVGSAVRVMKEGGVNSIKLEGSAPSRISAARAIVDAGIAVMGHIGLTPQSVSALGGFRPQGKTVESAVKVVEAALALQEAGCFAVVLECVPAPVAAAATSALTIPTIGIGAGPFCSGQVLVYHDLLGTFQTSHAKVSPKFCKQYGNIGDVINRALSKYKQEVETQSFPGPSHTPYKLAATDVDAFLNALKMKGLNVAADAAADAVEYTDEKEINGTPQLKVYA; encoded by the exons ATGTCTTTCTCCCGCCTCCTAACCCCAAGAATTCTCCTGGACACCACCGCCGTGTTCCCGCCAAGCAGCAGCGTCGTCGCCCCGTCGCTCTCCCGCCAACTACGGTGCACGCGCACGGGtgggtcgccgccggcgccgccgcataGGCTCGTGGCGCGGCGGGCGATGAGCAACGGGGCGGCGGAGCCGGCcatctacggcggcggcggcggcgcacagcAGGCGGCGTCGTCTgctgcggcgcggcgcgtgACGCTGGCGACGCTCCGCGGGAAGCACCGGCGCGGGGAGCCGATCAGCATGGTGACCGCCTACGACTACCCGTCCGGGGTGCACGTCGACGCCGCCGGGTTCGACATCTGCCTCGTCGGCGACTCCGCCGCCATGGTCGCGCACGGCCACGACAACaccctccccatctccctcgaCCTCATGATCGAGCACTGCCGCGccgtggcgcgcggcgcggccagGACGTTCCTCGTCGGCGACCTCCCGTTCGGCAGCTACGAGGCCTCCACCGCACAG GCTGTCGGCTCGGCGGTGAGGGTGATGAAGGAAGGCGGCGTGAACTCGATCAAGCTGGAAGGGAGCGCGCCGTCGAGGATCAGCGCGGCGAGGGCCATCGTGGACGCCGGGATCGCCGTGATGGGGCACATCGGGCTCACGCCGCAGTCCGTCAGCGCGCTCGGCGGGTTCCGGCCACAGGGGAAGACGGTCGAGAGCGCCGTCAAG GtcgtggaggcggcgctcgcGTTGCAGGAGGCCGGCTGCTTCGCTGTCGTGCTGGAGTGCGTGCcggctccggtggcggcggcggcgacatcggcACTGACAATCCCGACCATTGGCATCGGCGCCGGGCCATTCTGCAGCGGGCAG GTCTTAGTCTACCACGACTTGTTAGGGACGTTCCAAACAAGTCATGCCAAG GTCTCGCCAAAATTCTGTAAACAGTATGGTAACATTGGGGACGTGATTAACAGAGCTCTATCAAAGTACAAGCAAGAGGTGGAAACCCAGTCTTTTCCGGGTCCTAGTCACACGCCCTACAAACTAGCTGCCACAGATGTTGATGCCTTTCTGAATGCGCTGAAGATGAAGGGCCTGAATGTGGCTGCTGATGCTGCAGCCGATGCTGTTGAATATACAGATGAGAAAGAGATAAATGGAACGCCGCAGCTCAAGGTCTATGCTTGA
- the LOC127773479 gene encoding 3-methyl-2-oxobutanoate hydroxymethyltransferase 1, mitochondrial: MMMMMRRAFRHLARQQRRPLSHVPESAVYGGPRPQDVGAAAGAGAGAGAGAARRVTVTTLRGKHRRGEPITVVTAYDYPSAVHVDSAGIDVCLVGDSAAMVVHGHDTTLPISLDVMLEHCRAVARGATRPLLVGDLPFGCYESSSTRAVDSAVRVLKEGGMDAIKLEGGAPSRISAAKSIVEAGIAVMGHVGLTPQAISVLGGFRPQGKTVDSAVKVVETALALQEAGCFSVVLECVPAPVAAAATSALQIPTIGIGAGPFCSGQVLVYHDLLGMMQHPHHAKVTPKFCKQFGNVGHVINKALSEYKQEVETRSFPGPSHTPYKIAAADVDGFANALQKMGLDEAANAAAAAAENAEKDGELPENK, from the exons atgatgatgatgatgcggCGGGCGTTCCGGCACCTggcgcggcagcagcggcggccgctGAGCCACGTGCCGGAGTCGGCCGTCTACGGCGGGCCGCGGCCGCAGGatgtgggggcggcggcgggagcgggggcgggggcgggggcgggggcggcgcggcgggtgaCAGTGACGACGCTCCGCGGGAAGCACCGACGCGGGGAGCCCATCACCGTCGTCACGGCCTACGACTACCCGTCCGCGGTGCACGTCGACTCGGCCGGGATCGACGTCTGCCTCGTCGGGGACTcggcggccatggtggtgcACGGCCACGACACTACGCTCCCCATCTCGCTCGACGTCATGCTCGAGcactgccgcgccgtcgcccgcggcGCCACCAGGCCGCTCCTCGTCGGCGACCTCCCCTTCGGTTGCTATGAGTCCTCCTCCACGCGG GCTGTTGACTCTGCGGTGAGGGTGCTAAAAGAAGGTGGCATGGACGCAATCAAGCTGGAAGGAGGTGCACCCTCGAGAATCAGTGCGGCTAAGTCTATTGTGGAGGCTGGAATCGCTGTAATGGGGCATGTTGGGCTCACGCCGCAGGCTATTAGCGTGCTTGGTGGATTTCGACCACAAGGGAAGACGGTTGATAGTGCTGTGAAG GTTGTGGAGACAGCACTTGCCTTGCAGGAGGCTGGCTGCTTCTCGGTTGTGTTGGAGTGTGTGCCAGCTCCTGTGGCAGCTGCTGCAACATCAGCATTGCAAATCCCAACCATTGGAATTGGTGCTGGACCATTCTGCAGTGGACAG GTCTTAGTTTACCATGACTTGTTAGGGATGATGCAACATCCACACCATGCCAAG GTCACACCGAAATTCTGCAAACAATTTGGAAATGTCGGCCATGTCATCAACAAGGCTCTATCGGAGTACAAGCAGGAAGTGGAAACCCGGAGTTTCCCAGGTCCCAGCCATACGCCATACAAGATAGCTGCCGCGGATGTGGATGGCTTCGCGAATGCGCTGCAGAAGATGGGCTTGGACGAGGCTGCAAATGCTGCAGCTGCCGCAGCTGAAAACGCAGAGAAAGATGGAGAACTACCCGAgaacaaatga